AATGATCATAATCTCATCCGCGACCTCAATTGCCTCATCCTGGTCATGAGTGACGAAAATCGATGTAATGCCAACACGTTCAATCAACTCTCGCAGCCAGGACCTTAGCTCTTGGCGGATCTTCGCATCAATCGCAGCGAAGGGCTCATCAAGCAGCAGAAGCTGCGGCTCCGGTGCAAGCGCCCTGGCGAAGGCGACTCTTTGGCGTTGGCCGCCGGAGAGCTGATGCGGATAACGGCCCTCGAACCCTTTAAGCCCAGTTAGCTCTACCAGCTCCATCACTCGTTCTTTTATCGCACTCTTGGCCACTTTTTTGACCTGGAGTCCGAAGGCGATATTATCAAAAACCGTCATATGTTTGAACAGTGCATAGCTCTGGAATACGAAGCCGATTCCGCGCTCCTGTGGTGCAAGTTCATTCACGCGCTGTCCATGGAACAGAATCTCCCCTGAATCCGGCTGCTCCAGCCCGGCCAGCATGCGAAGAATCGAGGTCTTGCCCCCTCCGCTTGGTCCGAGCAATCCGATCAACTGTCCTTTTTCAATATCAAAGCTCACGTCTTTCACGGCATGGAAATTGCCAAAATGCTTATCCAGATTTCGTACTTCTATATGCATCGGAAGAGGCCACATCCTTTCATCAATTCCGGCAGCAGATGATTGAGTAAGACTGCCAGCTATGTAAGATCAACATTCCATAATTTCATATGTAATTACTTGGTTTTTTTCTTATTAAACACTTTATCAAACCGTCTAACCTCAGTCAACCAAATATTTCTAGTCTTCCCAGCATACTAAAAACCCGGAACAATAGCTTAAGGCAATAATATGGTGGAACAACTTCCACCATGTGGTATAATTCACTATAGGATTATTGTCCTAGGCTAACGGAAATAGTGGACGCTATTAGAGAAAAAGCGACTTTTAAAAAACTAACGGAAAAGAACAATCTTATAACAAGAAATTCTGCGAAAAAGGGCTGTTAACCAGCAATAGAGGTTCTCATTTCCGTTACAATTTCAACATGATCATCATTTGCAAAATAGCGACTGAGGCTTCCGTTAGATTTATCTAACGTAAAGGAGCATAGCAATGAACGATAATGTGGTGAATGAGGTTCTCCAAAAGCCCAGAAAATCCAGAGCAAAGAAAATTATAATCATCATTGCTGTAGTATTGATTGTACTGTTTATCGCCTTACTTACATTTATCCCCTATTCGATCATGCCAATGTTTCTGGGACAGCGATATGAGCAACAGCAGTTCAATTCTCTGGACTATGGCATTCCATCAGAGCGAATCACCCTTGTAACAGATGATTCTCTTCATCTCGCAGCATGGCGTACCCGCGCTGAAGACTCCAAAGGTACTATTATTATTTTATCCGGAATACAGAACCCTTCTGTTACTGCCTTTTTTGGATATTCGAAAATGTTTGCTGACCATGGCTGGGATTCACTGCTGATTGAAATGCGTGCCCGAGGTGAAAGTGAAGGGAAAGAAATCGGCCTGGGGATGACCGAATGGCGGGATGTAAAGGCTGGGGTCGACTTTATTAGAGCAGATAAAGAAGTAAAAGAACTGCCCGTTGTCGCATTGGGGACATCCATGGGAGGCAGCACAGTGATCAACGCCGCAGAAGAGCTGCCGGAAGTGAATGGTGTTATATCGATCTCTGCATTTTCTTCATGGGCGGATGCGTTCATCTCCAATATGGAGATGTCCGGGATGCCCAAAGCGATAGGTATTATGGATATTCCTTTTATTAATACATATCTTGGATTCCACTTTGGCTTCGATGCACTGAAGTATTCTCCCGAGAAGAGTATCACGAAATTGGGGGAGCGCCCGATCCTTATGATGCATTCGACTGGGGACACACAAATCCCCTACGAACAGTTCGAGAAGCTGCTTAATAAGGCGAAAAAACATCATATAGACGTAACGACCTTTATCCGTCAAGGCAACGAACACTTTGTCTGTTATGAACAATACTCAGAGGACCCCTCTCAAGACATTGAGTTTAGCCAAGCCATTCTTGATTTTTTGGCTGTTAAATTCCCTTAGGGGTACAGCCAACAAAACGCGGAAAACGTACGCTAAGCGAAATTTTATTCACACAAGCCGAATTCCGTACGCTAAGGAAATCCGGCTTGTTTTGTGTGTTCTATTGAAATAGAACACCGTAGAGAGCCGTCAGAGAGTGCGTAAACGGCGGAGCGAACCCTTGACGAGCGTTCCTACTACTGACCCTAGAAAAGCTTTCCCGTACAAAAAGACGCTGTAACCTTAAGGGTTACAGCGTCTTCCGATTTTTAGTTTTTTTATGCAAAAACCTAGGGGACTAGCATTAATATATTTTACTTTAATTTATTATATCAGTACTGTCTACGTACCAATTAGAATCATCATTTAGCAAATGTATGACAACATATCTACTATCTGACTTTTCCCAGTAAACCAAGGCTTCTGAGTTATTAGGACTTATTAAAATAGCAGACATATAGTCACCTACATCGAGATTACTAGTTCTTTCTTCACTATAAAAAGCATTTAGAAAAGAAGAACGTTCCTGCCTAGAAAGGTTGGATAGTTTCTCATGAAGTTGGGCTGTATTCATTAATGTCCATTCTGAAAAAGATTCATTATTAAGTGATATGATTTCGCGCCCTTTTTCCCATGATTGAACTAGCTTATTTTCGGTCATCTCTTCTTCTAATATTTGTTTTTTACTATCTCTAGAAGAAGAAAGATAATAAGTTTTTTCTCCAGCGTCAGTATAGTCACTACCATCAGAATAATATTTACCTATTCTTCCTGACCATGTCATCTTGTATGAACCTGATGTTGTGTGAACTCCACTTGTGATGAGAGCATGAGCGTATCTGTCGAGATAATAATTATCTGATTCACCGTATTTAGAACCAAGATAAGTACCATCCCTATATAATTCAAAATACGCACTAATGGGACCTGCTACAAATTTATACCCAGCAAATGTAGAAGTTCCACCTTCTAAGGACGATCCCATTTGATACAAACTAGGAGAAAAACTCCCTCTATCCCCTGATGCAAAAACAGATGAGGATGTTACAGATGAAAATAAAACAAAACACAATAACAGTACTCCTCCAAGGCTAAAAGAAATAATTTTTTTCACAAAAACCACCCTCTCTTCCTTTTGTTTATTATTGTATCTATCATAAATTATGGTATCATATGGTATCATATGGTATCACAACTAATATATAGTTCCTTAGTATTATTTTGACGATTATTGTCCAACGATGTTTTCAGAGTTTAATAGAGTTAGATAGGGTTCTAAGGCGTCGGAAAAACGTACGCTAAGCGAAACTTTATTCACACAAGCCAGGAATTCCGTACGCTAAGGAAATCCGGCTTGTTTTGTGCGTTCTATGGCAGATCAACTTTTAAACCGGTATTGCTTCTCTACTTCCTCTCGTTATGGTTAGTGATGATCTTGAAATAGTCTATGGTTTACAAGTACTCAATTCTCAAGTCACCAAAATACAATTAAAAAGAATATTAGATGACAGATAGCACCATAAATGGACATCACGATAAAAAGCTCATCTTCCTTAGCGTACGGAAAATCGGCCTTTTACTAATTCCAGAAAGCTTAGCGTACGCTTTCAGCGTTTTATTGGCGGTCCCCCCCTTAGCAACCTCTACGATGATAAGTGTGTTCAATAAGGTCGATTTTCAGTACCTAAGAAAATAAATAACTCAACAAGAGTCACAGCTTACGCTATGGCTTACCAAATATCCGATGAGGAGTGAGCCATATGCTATACAGAATGGAGTTATCCACGGTCAAGCGGGATGAAATGCGTGATATTACAAGAGAAGTTACGGCATTTGTACATAAAAGCGGAGTTAAGCATGGTCATGTCATCGTCTATTGTCCGCACACGACCGCAGGAATTACGATTAATGAGAATGCAGATCCGGACGTCAAGCATGATGTATTAATGAGGCTGAATGAGGTATACCCTTGGGAACATCCACAATACCGTCATGCGGAAGGTAATACGGCTGCTCACCTGAAGGCGATCACTACTGGTACTTCCCAGACAGTAATCATTGAGGATGGTGAACTGCTGCTCGGACGCTGGCAAGGCATCTACTTCTGTGAATTCGACGGTCCACGTCAGCGCCGTTGTTACGTTAAAATACATGAAGACTGAAACTGAGACACATAAAGGGCCTGCATTCCTTATCGGGAATCCCAGGCCCTTATTCTTTGAAATAAGCATACATGTATGAAATAACTCCAGCAATGTATAACAATCGCATCATTACCCTATTTAATTAATGCAATACAGAAGTACAGCGATGATAGTGTAAATGGATAAAGTCCAGTTGGAAAACAAAAACGCCCTATGACGTTAAACGGTAAATGCTCTGACTTAACATTTTGACATGGCCGACTGCAGCGGGCATGATTTCATCAAAGGTAAGACGGTCCTGGATGTAGAACGAAATAAACCCGTGTATTCCCAAAAACATACTAAGCGGAAAGGAAGGATTCTGCTGCAGCGGATGCTGCTCTTCCTTCAAGAAACGCTGCACAATTGTCTTGAACTTATCGAAGCACTTGGACTGTTCTGCACGGCAATAGGACAATATCTCCTCATCACGGAGCATGAACATAATCTCGTATTGATGCGGATGGTCGAGACCAAATTTAATGAACTCCAGCATCAGTTCCTCGGTCTTCGTGAGTCCATCCACCACCGGATGCTTCGTCACCTGCTCACAGAGCAGGGTCAAATGATTGAAGTCCTGCACCACAATCGCATAGAACAGCTCCGCCTTCTCTTTGAAATGATAATAGAGTGAACCGTGGCTGTATCCCAAATGCTGCCCAATGCTCCGCATGGAAATGCCCCGATAACCTTTCGTAATGAACAAATGTCTCGCGGCATCCATAATTCTTTCCCTTGATAATTCCTGCTCTACTGCTCTTCTTGCCATAGGCATTATTCCCCTTCAATAAAATAAACCTTGTCACCCGCCATCATCTCTGCCTGCCCTTGAGTTATATCCGTCATCCAGTTGATAAATTGCTTCGCTTCGTCTACGAGCGGTAAGCAGTGCAATGTGACTTTATCAGTAAATTCGGTCTGCCCCATGCGGATTCCACGATTGTGAAGCTCGTTCTCCGCTTTGCCAAGCCAAGTATAATCAAGCTCGACGAGGACTTCCTGATGCAGTACCCGAGTAATCCCCTCTCCCGCTTCAATGGCTGCTACGGCACCATCTGTATAAGCTCGGATCAGGCCGCCAGCCCCAAGCAGAATACCGCCAAAATAACGTGTTACGACGATCGCCACATTTTTTAATTTCTGATTCTTAATGACTTCCAGTATCGGCTTGCCTGCCGTTCCGCTCGGTTCCCCATCATCGGATTGCTTCTGGATCTCATCTCTCTCGCCGATCATATAAGCCGAGCAATTATGGGTAGCGTTCCAATGCTTCTTCTTGATCTCTTCAATAAAAGCGACCGCTTCCTCCTCGCTCTCTACCGGCTTGATATGGCCAATAAACCGGGATTTGCGAATGACGATTTCCTTCTCGCCTGCTTGCCTAACTGTTCTGTAACGTTCCAACATTGATATCCTCATCCTTATGAATGTGCCAAAAAGCAGCCCATCCGGTTTTTCCCGAAAAGAACTGCTTTCTGGCGTTTTGTCCTCTGGTGATTAACTCGTCGTAATATTATTCGGACAGTCTTGCTTCCAGAGCTGCTTTTTCTTTCTCATAGCCCGGCTTGCCAAGAAGCGCGAACATATTTTTCTTGTAAGCTTCAACGCCTGGCTGATCGAATGGATTTACGCCTGACAGGTAACCGCTGATGCCGCAAGCTTTTTCAAAGAAGTATACGAGGTAACCGAAAGAATATGGAGTCATATCCTCTACATTAACGACCAGGTTAGGTACTTGGCCATCCGTATGGGCGAGCAAGGTTCCTTGGAACGCCTTCTTGTTCACGAAGTCCATCGTCTTGCCTGCGAGGAAGTTCAATCCATCAAGATCATCCGGATCGGATTCGATCGTAATATGACTTGATACTTCAGTCACTTGAATAACCGTCTCAAAGATGTTGCGGTTGCCCTCTTGAATGAATTGACCCATGGAGTGCAGATCTGTAGAGAAATCGACAGCCGCTGGGAAGATGCCTTTATAATCTTTACCTTCGCTCTCGCCGTAGAGCTGCTTCCACCACTCGGATACGTAGTGCAGGGACGGCTCGTAGTTTACGAGAATTTCGGTTACTTTGCCTTTGCGATACAATGCATTACGCACTGCAGCGTATTGGTAGCTCTCATTCTCAGCTACGTTCGGATTGCTGTATTCCTTAGCTGCGTCAGCTGCGCCTTGCATCATCGCATCAATGTCGATGCCAGCAACGGCAATCGGAAGCAGGCCAACCGGAGTAAGCACGGAATAACGGCCACCTACATCATCTGGAATAACAAAGGATTCATAGCCTTCTTCGTTCGAGAGCTTCTTGAGCGCGCCCTTCTCGCGATCTGTTGTTGCATAGATGCGCTTGCGAGCTTCTTCCTTGCCGTATTTCTTCTCCAGTGCTGCGCGGAAAATACGGAAAGCAATCGCTGGCTCTGTCGTCGTACCGGATTTGGAGATGACGTTCACGGAGAAATCCTTGCCATCGATCAGGTCAAGCAAGTGATTCACATAAGTGGAGCTGATATTGTTACCTGCAAAATAAATTTCAGGAGTTTTGCGTTTATCTTTAGGAAGTAGGTTGTAGAAAGAATGCGACAAAGATTCAATTGCGGCGCGTGCGCCGAGATAAGAACCACCGATGCCGATTACGATCAATACTTCGGAATCATTTTGAATTTTAGCAGCCGCCTTCTTAATGCGGGCAAATTCCTCTTTATCATATTCGGTAGGCAGGTTAATCCAGCCAAGATAGTCAGAGCCTGCACCTGTACCCTTATGTAGCTGATCATGAGCAAGACGAATCGGCTCAGCGAAATAATCAATCTCATGTTGTCCTACGAATTCCAGAGCGTTACTGTAATCGAACGTTACTTTTTTACTCATCTGAAACAAACCTCCATCTGTATATTTATCGCACTGCCTATCCACAA
The window above is part of the Paenibacillus lutimineralis genome. Proteins encoded here:
- a CDS encoding sulfate/molybdate ABC transporter ATP-binding protein — protein: MHIEVRNLDKHFGNFHAVKDVSFDIEKGQLIGLLGPSGGGKTSILRMLAGLEQPDSGEILFHGQRVNELAPQERGIGFVFQSYALFKHMTVFDNIAFGLQVKKVAKSAIKERVMELVELTGLKGFEGRYPHQLSGGQRQRVAFARALAPEPQLLLLDEPFAAIDAKIRQELRSWLRELIERVGITSIFVTHDQDEAIEVADEIMIISEGRLEQKGSPWDIYREPRTPFVASFIGQSTLVDNPSELRGFETEVLGSQAKALIRPEYIEIGSERDFTLLSATSVGVVKHVHFRGSEWLVDVEVGGNVLTTFRSLEKETLEIGQEIRVLVHRAYLYNEERSWIVENPLKLNPMSAMI
- a CDS encoding alpha/beta hydrolase, producing MNDNVVNEVLQKPRKSRAKKIIIIIAVVLIVLFIALLTFIPYSIMPMFLGQRYEQQQFNSLDYGIPSERITLVTDDSLHLAAWRTRAEDSKGTIIILSGIQNPSVTAFFGYSKMFADHGWDSLLIEMRARGESEGKEIGLGMTEWRDVKAGVDFIRADKEVKELPVVALGTSMGGSTVINAAEELPEVNGVISISAFSSWADAFISNMEMSGMPKAIGIMDIPFINTYLGFHFGFDALKYSPEKSITKLGERPILMMHSTGDTQIPYEQFEKLLNKAKKHHIDVTTFIRQGNEHFVCYEQYSEDPSQDIEFSQAILDFLAVKFP
- a CDS encoding secondary thiamine-phosphate synthase enzyme YjbQ: MLYRMELSTVKRDEMRDITREVTAFVHKSGVKHGHVIVYCPHTTAGITINENADPDVKHDVLMRLNEVYPWEHPQYRHAEGNTAAHLKAITTGTSQTVIIEDGELLLGRWQGIYFCEFDGPRQRRCYVKIHED
- a CDS encoding TetR/AcrR family transcriptional regulator, yielding MARRAVEQELSRERIMDAARHLFITKGYRGISMRSIGQHLGYSHGSLYYHFKEKAELFYAIVVQDFNHLTLLCEQVTKHPVVDGLTKTEELMLEFIKFGLDHPHQYEIMFMLRDEEILSYCRAEQSKCFDKFKTIVQRFLKEEQHPLQQNPSFPLSMFLGIHGFISFYIQDRLTFDEIMPAAVGHVKMLSQSIYRLTS
- a CDS encoding YigZ family protein; the encoded protein is MLERYRTVRQAGEKEIVIRKSRFIGHIKPVESEEEAVAFIEEIKKKHWNATHNCSAYMIGERDEIQKQSDDGEPSGTAGKPILEVIKNQKLKNVAIVVTRYFGGILLGAGGLIRAYTDGAVAAIEAGEGITRVLHQEVLVELDYTWLGKAENELHNRGIRMGQTEFTDKVTLHCLPLVDEAKQFINWMTDITQGQAEMMAGDKVYFIEGE
- a CDS encoding glucose-6-phosphate isomerase — encoded protein: MSKKVTFDYSNALEFVGQHEIDYFAEPIRLAHDQLHKGTGAGSDYLGWINLPTEYDKEEFARIKKAAAKIQNDSEVLIVIGIGGSYLGARAAIESLSHSFYNLLPKDKRKTPEIYFAGNNISSTYVNHLLDLIDGKDFSVNVISKSGTTTEPAIAFRIFRAALEKKYGKEEARKRIYATTDREKGALKKLSNEEGYESFVIPDDVGGRYSVLTPVGLLPIAVAGIDIDAMMQGAADAAKEYSNPNVAENESYQYAAVRNALYRKGKVTEILVNYEPSLHYVSEWWKQLYGESEGKDYKGIFPAAVDFSTDLHSMGQFIQEGNRNIFETVIQVTEVSSHITIESDPDDLDGLNFLAGKTMDFVNKKAFQGTLLAHTDGQVPNLVVNVEDMTPYSFGYLVYFFEKACGISGYLSGVNPFDQPGVEAYKKNMFALLGKPGYEKEKAALEARLSE